The following coding sequences are from one Syngnathus acus chromosome 14, fSynAcu1.2, whole genome shotgun sequence window:
- the si:ch211-244c8.4 gene encoding mucin-5AC, with translation MDVQTENVDPPPCESQPSGKIRKGFKLFGKRKPGNIFSLKNNKSPVSRSQTLDGLPEGAALDAELEADKEKAREVSQGDGEHTEEEPTGEDGVLAAARNSISSIGSTKSISFFSRLRGTRRGGGERRVHTVCQPTTRQRQGLKGLFGSMKLRLKDKEDKVDAPPSPLLMSSRSNSVEIIKEDIGLTPKSCPRSPESHEKVTRESSPIPASDASGTEKDAAPVPATEAPVVPSESSLGSLLEDISSLLTFESISGGNIMADVKADWGKSRRASSPESPKVSASATSPSTRPASTSPLTSTSVTTSSSPVAVGGPSITCVTTPTSSSVATPVVTSLTKPLTLTNESVKPSLDSSPASGQPSVGITIKSASTTTNVKFSSSPPIMSTPSITLKTIPSTTATNQSSLDKTQVTTCNSTFGKLASPDTVAPSLASPTIASVSKPPPVATTILASHKPATHSLSSPATFTQPDSNSEISASPKPQNVAAKVETAPSPVETRPSSISHATITTTMPTISKPVQMSNQWVAPHFPQPESNLTSFSTAKKSPISLDSTILTVSKELPSTPATSKSPVSPPPTATLFKDRPVPASLVSVTKDPPVSVPTSPEPPASAHISVSVLKSPPAPIQIPVTQPKSPAPPATTPVPLPSPTAAFDKTSANEPSTNGQLSRPSSTDEQKLEEQHNGSRADVPKERRTQVKTISKIPVVGGARAGKLPVRDSQHTDDDSSRDPPTPIQEDKRFLDNTGSRDKRGSVEVHVATFKHSQEESQQIQQSKTPAGVPRDSKIPVKHGAQSPTASQIPQAKETPRTKIPVSRVPVRRVGNKPATVGAVRK, from the coding sequence ATGGATGTCCAGACGGAGAACGTGGACCCCCCACCTTGTGAATCCCAACCAAGTGGAAAAATACGAAAAGGATTCAAGCTGTTTGGCAAACGCAAGCCCGGTAACATCTTTTCTCTTAAAAACAACAAGTCACCTGTCAGCAGGAGCCAAACCCTCGATGGACTACCCGAAGGCGCCGCGCTTGATGCCGAGCTGGAGGCGGATAAGGAGAAGGCGCGGGAGGTGAGTCAAGGAGACGGCGAGCACACGGAGGAAGAGCCGACGGGCGAAGATGGCGTCCTGGCCGCCGCTCGCAACTCCATCTCTTCAATCGGATCGACCAAGTCCATCAGTTTTTTCTCACGGCTGAGGGGAACCcggagaggagggggggaacgCAGAGTCCACACCGTCTGCCAGCCAACGACAAGACAACGGCAAGGGTTGAAGGGCCTCTTTGGCAGCATGAAGTTACGCCTGAAAGACAAGGAGGACAAGGTGGACGCTCCCCCGAGCCCACTCCTCATGTCCTCCCGCTCCAACAGTGTGGAAATTATCAAAGAGGACATTGGCCTCACCCCCAAATCTTGTCCTCGCTCTCCGGAGAGCCATGAGAAAGTGACCCGTGAGAGCTCCCCGATACCAGCGAGCGACGCGAGCGGAACTGAGAAGGATGCGGCACCTGTGCCTGCTACAGAAGCTCCAGTGGTGCCATCTGAGAGCAGCCTGGGCTCCTTGCTGGAAGACATCTCCTCACTCCTCACCTTTGAGTCCATCTCAGGAGGCAATATCATGGCTGACGTGAAAGCTGATTGGGGAAAAAGCAGACGCGCCTCCAGCCCGGAATCACCTAAGGTCTCAGCATCGGCCACTTCTCCTTCCACCAGACCTGCCAGCACTTCTCCTCTGACCTCCACTTCTGTGACCACCTCTTCCTCACCTGTAGCTGTCGGCGGTCCTTCTATTACTTGTGTGACAACCCCAACCTCGTCTTCTGTAGCTACGCCAGTCGTGACCAGTTTGACCAAACCCTTGACTCTGACGAACGAGTCAGTCAAACCAAGTTTGGACTCTTCTCCAGCCTCGGGACAACCTTCTGTTGGGATTACAATAAAATCAGCTTCGACAACCACAAACGTGAAATTTTCATCAAGCCCTCCCATAATGTCCACCCCTTCGATAACACTGAAAACCATACCGAGCACTACTGCCACTAACCAGTCTTCTCTGGACAAGACTCAAGTTACCACTTGTAACTCCACTTTTGGAAAATTAGCTTCACCAGACACAGTGGCTCCTTCTCTCGCTTCTCCAACCATCGCCTCAGTAAGTAAACCTCCTCCTGTAGCTACGACAATTCTTGCATCCCATAAACCTGCAACCCATAGTCTTTCGTCCCCTGCTACTTTCACTCAACCCGATAGCAATTCTGAAATTTCCGCATCTCCCAAACCTCAAAATGTAGCTGCAAAGGTGGAAACCGCTCCGAGTCCAGTCGAAACCCGGCCTTCTTCAATTTCCCACGCCACAATAACCACAACAATGCCAACCATTTCCAAACCTGTACAAATGTCCAACCAATGGGTCGCGCCACATTTTCCCCAACCCGAGTCTAACCTCACAAGTTTCTCTACAGCTAAAAAATCTCCCATATCTTTAGATAGCACTATTCTTACAGTTTCTAAAGAACTTCCATCAACCCCTGCAACAAGTAAGAGTCCAGTCTCCCCTCCGCCCACTGCGACTCTCTTTAAAGACCGTCCTGTTCCCGCATCTTTAGTGTCTGTGACTAAAGATCCTCCTGTTTCTGTGCCAACATCTCCTGAGCCTCCCGCCTCGGCCCATATATCAGTTTCTGTACTGAAAAGCCCTCCTGCTCCAATACAGATCCCCGTCACTCAACCAAAATCCCCTGCTCCCCCTGCCACTACCCCCGTGCCTTTGCCAAGTCCAACTGCAGCATTTGACAAGACAAGCGCCAACGAGCCGTCAACAAACGGACAGTTGTCTCGGCCGAGTAGCACAGATGAACAGAAACTGGAGGAACAGCATAATGGGTCACGCGCCGACGTCCCCAAAGAAAGGAGGACACAAGTAAAGACAATTAGCAAAATACCCGTGGTTggaggagcccgagctggcaAGCTACCAGTGCGGGACAGCCAACATACTGATGACGATTCAAGCAGAGACCCGCCCACCCCCATCCAAGAGGACAAGCGTTTTTTGGACAACACTGGGAGCAGAGACAAACGTGGCAGTGTGGAGGTTCATGTGGCCACCTTCAAACACAGCCAGGAGGAGAGTCAGCAGATTCAGCAGTCCAAAACCCCCGCCGGTGTTCCGCGTGACTCCAAGATCCCCGTCAAGCACGGAGCACAGTCTCCAACCGCATCGCAAATACCACAAGCTAAAGAAACCCCTCGTACCAAGATACCCGTCTCCAGAGTCCCGGTCCGCAGGGTGGGTAATAAGCCCGCAACTGTTGGTGCCGTGAGAAAATAA